The genomic DNA CCTAAATCCCGGAATCAGGGTccatgggattcacaaaacccttGCTGAGTTGTTTCCAAACACTATGGGCACCTAAGTCCACTTGGCACACAAGTTTTGGCAGTAAAATTTCCCCAGCACCTCTATTGCTGCATCTGAACATACACACTCCTACTCCATTCTCAGTTTCCAGTTGCCTAAGCCCGAGATCCATGCAGAAGAAAAGTGTTCCCCTGCCTAACTcacctgcagggcccaatctggtaagcatgctcagaggctgcttCCTGGATCTGGCCCTGCACATAGGCTCACCCAAAACAGTCTGTCACCTGCATAACTTCCAGCTCCATGGTTAGGACATTCACATAGCATACCCTAGCCAATGGGATAAGGGATATTCTGTAGTGGGGCAGGTCTCTCAGGCTCTGctgttgaagccattccactgTGGATAAGCAATTAAAGATTGATTGGACCATGAGGACAGGATTGCGGGTCTCCCACATGTCAGATCCAGGCACTAACCACCAAGCTATAGAATCATTCTCATGCTGGTGCTTCCTCTCCACTGTGACCCAGTAATTCTTTAATTATTGAATCCAAAGTGGAGCTACTGATGGGCTCTGACAGCAGGGTCTCCTCTAGCCCAGAGGTTGGGGGCACTCAGCTGATTGTTCAAGTACATCTTCAGCCAGGGGTATCCCATACTCAAGTGATCATGCTAACTACTGGGATAAAAGGTATATGAGGAAGCTGTTCTTCCTTCTTctgggagcaggtgggggcttaggacacacccatCTCCTTGTCATCTCCATTAACTAGCTTAGTCAGGGAGCCACCTACCTTGCTAGAGTGACCGAGAGGTCCAttggcttatgcccaaataaatttgttagtctctaaggtgccacaaggactcctcattgtttttgctgatacactaacatggctaccactctgaaacctatcctcAGTCAGTCACTCTTGTCAGACCCGACACTCACTGTATCTACCACATTGTTGTCATAACCTGTATCAAAAAGGTGCCATGTAATACATCATTGGAAAGCGAATGACACACTGGTGgttaatatcactgtgaaatgtctGTGTGAACAGAATGTGAGAAACTATGGCTACTCACTgatattatgttttaaagtctgtgaccaaacaaagggagaaagacAGGCTTCTCCCAACCTGGAGGGAAGGCAGCTGTCTAACTGTCTCCAATGTCAATTAAGCAAGCTGTGACCAAAGACAAAGAGGAGCACATTTATAtggaaggtaaacaaagccatcaggaaAGTGAGTGGGGAAAGGAGGCTACTTAACTATCTCAACTGGCAATGGAGATTCCAGGCCCAGGAAGCCTTCCCACCTCTTGAGGCAGGCTCAGTGAACTTTGAAAAGATGTAACTAGAAAGGAAAAAGTTATGTAGTCTTCCTCCAGCTGGAGGAACAAAGGAaacaagcactttgagatctgtgaatGTCCTGGCCAAAGAGTGTGGTCAGCAATTCTGGAAAAGTGACTTTGAAAGAAACCCTTCTTTGAATGAGAAAGTCTAAGTTGTTAATTCACACGTTAGCATTTAGAACCATAGTTTTGCTTTGgcttgcttgtaaccctttctatctttattccttaGCCTTGGTATGACTTAATCCTATGTCCATTTGTTAAGtaaattgtttaatttttactataaaccagttCAGCGTGCTAACCCCAGTTATGACAACAAGCTGCAGagtattgtctctttaaaggggCAACAAGCTTAGTAACCTCTGGGAGTGTTCCATGAGATGGCTGGACATGACAAAGACATCTCCAAGGAACTTAGGAGctggggttcactgattgttagCTACTGggcaaggtttggactggcagagtcctggAGAGTTTACTGTCACACAGCTTAGCAGCAGCTTACTTACTGAGGCTGAGAGGGGTAATACAGTAACTCACAGTTTGGGGAACGCCAGCCAGATGTCACATTTTGTGCATGTTTTGGGgtaaatctgggactgggagagtGTTAGATTCACTCTGTGAACAGCAATGAGGtagtggaagccagggtgaaacGTGCATGCTTATCTGTCACCTgtctgtgagccacagcagcatagcACTGAAGGCATGCAGAGTTGCAGGGCAGGTAGTGATACTGTTCTTTGCTAGTCTGGGTTGAACCTCAGAGCACCagagctggcttttgtgaatcatgTTCTTAGGCACCCATCTCTCTCATTCATTGTATGGGGAGCCTGAGTGCCTAGCTCAAGCTTTGTGAATCCCGGTTCAAATTACCACACCTAAGTTTCTATGTGAGTCAAGCCCTAATATACCAGTGATGAGACCACCATGTAAAAGCGGATTGCCCAGTTAAATAATTAAGAATGCCTGGGGCTGCACTTTGAAGGAGGCAGTTAAAAGGAAATATTGAATAGTTGAACATTCATGAGCACCATCTATCATGTGCCAAAGGCGttagaactgggggaggggacagaaggccatgccccctcccacactttttaacatgggcatgatttgggaggcaggggggtgccaTCTCCCCCCGCCAAACTGCAAGCCTCGAGCAGGCATGGAGCAGTATCGGCAGGGGCCTGCCACTGGCTGCCCGAACTACACCCAAGTTAAAAAGTGTGGGGCATGGCCTCCTGGATCCCCCAGTTCTGGCAccagtgccccccacacacacttctacaAAGTTTCCATTGCCCTCTGCACTGACTGAGGCATGGGTCTCATGGGAAAAAAGTCTTTGGCCATGTCATAAAATAGTATCCTAATAAGTATGATCAAGGGGAAAACTTAAGAATATAaaaacatgagaatggccatactgggtcagaccaatggtccatttagcccagtaccttgtcttctgacagtggagagatacttcagatggaatgaacaaaatagtgcaattatcgagtgatccatctcctgtcatccagttccagcttctggcagtcagaggtttagggacacccagagcatggggttgcaactctgaccatcttggctaataaccattgatggatctatcctccatgaacttatctagttgtttttttaacccatttatacttttggccttcacaacatctcctggcaatgcttCCCACAGATTGACTTTGCATTGCATGAAGAAGTAATAACCTCAAAAAATTCAAGTTGTACAGCCAagcttaaatctggcatttcttaattttggggtttttgactttgcaacctttacAGTTATGACAGAGGTGATATTGATGATGGTATGGAGGAGAAATACTGAAGCTATGTCACCAACCCCAAGCTGTAGTCCTGGTCCTGAAAGATTGCTTTTCTTACTAAAAGTGATTCATGGTAAAATCATCATCCTCACTGGTATTTAAACCAACAACATTAAGTTTCAAAGTGAACACAAAATTGAGAAGAAAAAGGGCAGCTCATCGTCTGTCCTAAACTGTCTACAGATTTATTCAGACAGTATTCATGGGGCTTCTTTGGGagagttttctttaaacaaaagggagagatgttGATGATTCTAATTAATAATCATCATGACAACCTTCATGCTGCAGAACATAAATCTGCCATCCACACTGTATTAGCACCATTCCTTAGGACATATGCAATATCCTTCTTCCCCAGATCTCTAGAGAATTTAGGTGTACCCTGTCATCTTGTCCACTTTACAGACAGAATCACTGAGACACGAAGAAGTCTATATCAATATTTTGCTGAGTGTACACCATGGCACACAGCATCTCACAGGTTTCTACCTAGGACCTGTGTTTCAGCAGTGCTAAGCACCTACaacttgaaatcagtgggagcagtgggggttttggatagagtgaccagatgccccgattttatagggacagtcccaatttttgggtctttcttatataggctcctattacccccacccccatttttcacatttgctgtctcgTCATCCTAGTTGTGGCTCTTGGAACTATCCAGCCCTTTGAGTGTGTCAGTACTTCACTCTAAATATAGACACCTAATATTTGTAGGTGATTTCGAAAAATTGAGATTTTGGCCCAGCAGTggaaggcagcatggtccagtgaaTAGGGCACTAATCCCTGCCCTAAGAATCATCAGATCTTGTTCTAGGTCTCATTCCTTCACTGGCCTTTCGAGTCTCTGTCTGCATTAGTTTCCCTATTGATAAAATTGGCATAATGACACTGACCATCCTTAACGCTGTTgaagatctatggatgaaaatccCTCTGTAAAGGCTAATGATTATTAACAGATataattttaaagaatatttaaatggATCATCTTTTTACCATCACCCAATCAAAACAGACATTTGTTTAtttatgcatttgttttttcctacAGGGCCCACATTGTAGTGATTATTCTGAATTGCTTTGGGGAAACATATCCCCATGTTGATCTATATATTAGGCTGAAAACTCATCTGAGCCTAACCATTCTTATGCACTCTGTAGATGAATTACAATTGGCATAAGGGATACATTAGAGATGTGCAGACTGTGCTAGAACTGGAATTactcctattattattattaataatctaATCAACAATTTCCCAGGATTACTATATAGAATCTTCCTCTAACACCACAGTTGACATTGGAGAACAGGAGCAGCAACCAGAACTAGTATGTGAGCATTTACATGATTGTCAAATGTCTTAGCTACTTAATCTGTAGATaagcaaggaattgaaccaaATGTGCTACTCATATTGATGGAACTTAATGGCAAAATTTTCATTGACATTAGAACACATTTTGCCCATAATGATATAGAACAAAATTAATTCAGACtgcctcctttttctttttttgattcCACTCAGAAattgactgagatcagggccctccACTTTGCCAGGTACTGTACTGAGACAGCCAGGCTGCTATGTAGAAGAATATTTCTGCTTTAcatttgaaaattatatttttcccaTTGGTGAGTTTcaatggagaaagagagagagaaagagagagagagagagaaacataacACTGAAGGTCAGAAATCTGAAATGAAATTGCCTTCATTTTACCACATGCACTGTGTGTAATGGACACACACAATATTGATTCCAGTTGTAGAGATTTATAGTTTCCACAGATATTCTAtgtgctgtgacaaagttccaaGCCTGTATTGGTGGGTCCCACACTTCCTGGCAGATATAGTGGCCTCAGAAGCTCACTGAGGCCCTCAATATAACCTCCCTTTCCCAGTAAGGCAGCAAAGGTTACAGATTATTGAGCTACTTTCATCATAGGCCTATATGGGAGGTGGGAAGGTGGAatacccacagtctctgttgctctTTAGAGCTCCTTAGGCACAGTTTGGTCTCCTGCCTGGATCCAAGTCTGTTTCCCTTTTCAAAGGGATTTCTGTAGatcatgggggcggggaggggaaagggggaacccaggctcgccctctactctgggtttcaacccagggaccctaatgataGCAGCTATTAGTGGCTTCCCTCCTCCACTGACACTGCtttgattccctgggccacttccccatactCCCCTTTTCCAAGCTTCATCCTTACCTCAGGGTACAGTAATGCTTCCGCTCCTCCAGTTCACCTAGGCTCCTCTCAAGAAAACTGGAAAGGAGAGCTTTTAAAGCAGTATAAGTGGGACCTTAATTGATTCCAGCTGTCTCCATTAGCCTAACAGTCTTACCTGACCCTCTGTCAGTTAATTGAGGTCAGGTGCCGGCATTAGCCTAACAACCTTAACTGGCTAAATTGGCATCAGGTGTCTAGATTGGCCTAGAGTAGCCCTTGTTTGGCTATCCAGGGAACAGGGATTTGCTCATTCTGAGGTTGATATACCTGCCTTCCCCTACCCTCTTATATCCTTCTGGCCTGAGTCGGTCACAGTGCTTAGAATGAAGAATGCTGCTAGAACATTTTACATGTGCCCCATTTATGATGAATGTCTGAAGAAGGAAATACAAACAGCAGAAATCTTTAGATTTTTGAAGGACAGTAGCGGAAAATATCCCATTTGATTTGCTATGGTTGAAGAAATTCTGGCTCAGATCCTTATGTTGTGTACAATTCAGTAGCTCCAATTATTTAAATGGAGATATTTTTATCTACATTAATTGTGGATCTGTCCCCTAGCTTTTTACTATAATGACTGGCACTATTACCAAATCATTTTCCAGAACAGAACCACACTTAAAAAACCCTTTAAGGGATTATGCAGTGCACTGTTCATTGTGTGTTATGAGTTCTCCTAAGGTGGCTGGTCCCCAGGAGATGAGTCTACTACAAGTAGCAGTTGAAGGAGCCATCCTGTTAGTTCAGGTCCTAACTGGCGCTCACTGAAAAAGTCAAGAGTTTGGCTCCCACTGACCACCAATTAAGGTACTGGAGTTTGACACTTTTTATGGGGAAAAAGCAAATGTTTGGGGGGAACTTTTGCTTTTGATTTGACAAAGAATAATTTTGATCCCCATTTTTTCTATGGaaaagtgggggagggtggggggaaaacaaaccaaatcccccccaaaatcaataatttatttttattccacaaaaaatcaatacaaaattgtgttttatttccaaatcctgcagaacaaaaaatatttcaacatagagagagagagatgaactcTAATCATTGCAGTTAGAAGAAattgtgagcagggccggctccaggcaccagcttggcaagcaggtgcttggggcggccactcgggagaggggcggcaggtccagctatttggcagcaattcggcgaacggtccctcactcccgctccgagtgaaggaccttccgccgaattgctgctgcagatagtgatcgcggcttcttttttttttttggctgcttggggcggccaaaaccctggagccggccctgattgtgagCACTTCTAACCACAATTTCAGCTAATGGGAAATGAGGGTACTTAGGGCTAGAGATGTGCAAATAACTGATatatacataataaaataaaataaaatggcttGACTCtaattgaaaatgaattttttttcacaattgAAAAATTAGCAAaaatattgttgttttgtttgacctgaaattaaatgtttaatgttgggcatttttaataaaaccaaataaaatgaatagctggattaaaaaaaaaaaacgcaatgAGGAGGAAGTAGTATCCCTCTTATTGCCAATAACCTCATGGGTGATGTTGGAGACCCATGTTTGAATCTCTGCTCTAGAGCAGAGATTCAAACTCAGTCTCTCTTCTCGGGTGAGTCCCTGAATCAGTGGGCTACTGGGTATTTCAGAGCAACCCTTTCTCAATCtttcttgttgaagctgttcgaCTTTGTACATAAAATTAAATATGCACTGGAGCAAGGACTCCAGGTGTCCCCATCCAAGGTAAATGCCCTAACCGTAAGGCTATAAAGTTATTTGCATGTTCTTGCGTGGCCCAATATCTAGTCAATTATTTTATatgaagtggaacagcttccacaggggAGCTAGAGACAGCACCATCCCAACAGCCTGCTGGTTGGGGAATTCATGGGGGAAGAAAACAATGTGGGGTGAGATACTTGCTCTAGAGTGGGTATTTGAGCCTAGGTCTCTATTTCAGTTGAGAGCTCTGGGTAGAAGTGGGGCAGAGGTATCATCACTATCTCCTCTTCTTCCAGCTTTGTGAATGGTGCCTGAATCTAGCCcataaagtcaaaatgtttaATGTCAGAATTGTCAAAATGAATCATTTTCATAtttccaaattttattttaatttcaactGGAACAATTAGCCAAGAGTGTGAAATATTTTGGTtcacccaaatctgcatttttcagtccaaaaaaaaaaagtttcagtcaaAAAATTCCACCCAGCTGTATTCAGGATTTGAATGCATGGTAACTCATTGATCAGTGTGTGTCATGTATTATGCTAACTAACTGATCTATAAAAGATAAGGTGGAGAGTTTCAAAGTCCTctcagcgagctctttgaaatttttcagctgaaaaattttcCTGTTGGAAAATGTACAAGAACCGTAGAACAATTTCTTAATTGTCAAAGTGCAACCtacaaatacagaattattattttttacataactgcactcaaaaataaaattatttaaaactttagagtctgcaagtccactcagtcctacttcttgttcagccagtcgctcagacaaacaagtttgtttacatttctgggagataatgctgccctcttcttatttacagtgtcacctgaaaatgagaacaggtgtttgcatgacaATATTTTAGccaacattgcaaggtatttacttgccagatatgctaaactttcatatgctccttcatgcttcaaccacctttCTAGAGGacgtttccatgctgatgacaggttctgctcaataacaatccaaagcagtgcggactgatgaaTGTTCATTTTAATCAGCTGAGTCAGATACCATCAGCAGaagactgattttattttttggtggtttgggttctgtagtttccgaattggagtgttgctcttttaagacttctgacagcatgttccatacttcatccctctcagattttggaaggcacttcagattcttaaaccttgggtcaactgctgtagctatctttacattggtaccttttttgcattttgttaaatcttCAATGAAAGTGTTCTAAAATTGAACATatgctggatcatcatctgagGTTGCCATACAAAACatgtggcagaatgcaggtaaaaccatggagcaggagacatacaattctcccccaaggaattcagtcacaaaattaattaatgcattattttttttaacaagcgacatcaacatggaagcatgtcctctggaatgatggtcaaatcatgaaggggcatatgaatatttcGCATATCTagcacttaaataccttgcaatgccagctacaaaagtgctatgggAATGCCTAgtctcactgtcaggtgacattgtaaataagaagcaggcagcattatctcctgtaaatgtgacCAAacttgtctgaacaagaagtagagctgagtggacttgtaggctctaaagttttacattgttttgtttttaagtgtagTTATATATCAAAAACATCTACatctgtaagttgcactttcacgataaagagattgcactatagtacttgtatgaggtgaattgaaaaatactatttctttcgtatctttttatcaaatatttgtaataaaaataatataaagtgagcattgtacactttgtattctgtgttgtaattgaaatcaatatatctgaaaaagtagtaaaacatcaaaatatttataatacatgtAAATCGGTgtactattattgtttaacagtgcaattaaaactgcaattaatcaagattaatttttaacAAACTTAATTTGtatttgagttaatcacatgatttaactgcgattaattggcagccctaattaaaactgaaaattttgattGGATTTTCAAGAAATGTTCCATGAAATATGAAATTTAATTTAGaatcaacattttgaaacaaaattaaacttTTGTTTTGGAATATTGattcaaaatcaaaactttgaaTCAACATGCTGATTTATGAACAAAACTTTATTTTGTGTGTCATCTTAATGTCCTTTGAGAAAAAAAGGTTGATTCAGAATAAAATTTGATATGTCAATAGTTTTTTTCAGTCATATATAGAGGTTAAAATTGacaattttcagaatttttcacaaaataaataaagaaaaattatattttaattttcatcccaattcaggatgAAAACCAATGCCAAAATATTGGTATTTCCCATGGAATTGAAATTCTGTTTTCCAACAGACTCTGCATCTAGGGATTTAAATGAAAATTGGGCATCTATTCCCCATAGGAAGCTTTGAATATCTCAGTCTGAGTTGTCCCGTGCAAGTCCTAGAGAAGTTTCAGAAACTAATGCCTTCACCCATAACAATCTCCAGAGTTCCAGGAATGAAGAACCAAAGCATCATGACCACATTCATCATGCTGGGACTCTCCAGTAAACCCGAACTCCAGGTTCCACTCTTCATCTTATTCCTCTCCATCTACATCATCGCCATGCTGGGCAACTTAGTCATCATTGCTGCCATCCTTTCCAGTTCCAAGCTCCACAGGCCCATGTACTTTTTCCTCTTCCACTTGGCTGTGGTGGACATTATCTGTACCGCCACCATCATCCCCAATATGCTGGTAAATCTAGTGGCTGTGAGTAAATCTATCTCTTACCCTGGGTGCATGGCCCAGCTCTACTTCTTCACATGGTCTTTGGGGGCTGAGATGGTGCTCTTCACCATCATGGCTTATGATCGCTATGTGGCCATTTGCCACCCTTTGCGTTACAGCATCATGATGAACAAGACTGTATGTGTGGGCCTGTCTGCCCTAGTGATAGTCATTGCTGTGGTCAACTCGTGGGTGCACACTGGCCTTGTGCTGCAGCTGAGCTTCTGTGGGCCCAACGTTATCAACCACTTTTTCTGTGAAATCCCATCACTGCTGGCTCTCTCCTGCACCTCAGTGTATTTAAACGAGGTCATGGTCTTCACAGCAGACATTTTCCTAGCTATGGGGGACTTCCTGTTGACATGTGTCTCTTATTGCTTCATTGTCAGGGCAATCCTGAGGATCAAAACggcagaagggaagaaaaaagccttctccacctgctcctcccacctcattgtgGTGTCTCTTTATTACTCCACTGTCATCTACACCTACATTCGGCCAGCCTCCAGCTACTCCTTCGACAGGGACAAGATTATAGCCACCTTGTACACCCTGGTGACTCCAACTCTCAATCCTATAGTCTACACGCTAAGGAATAAAGATGTCAAGATAGCCATCAAGAAAATGCTTCCATACCCTGGGAAATAGGGCATGATGGGACAAACCTAGACTGGTTCCATAGCAAGCCTGGAGCTCTGGTGTTTGCTTTCCTGTGGAAATGGGACTCAGAATGAACCTTAGAAAAAGATGCAAGGTGCATGTCTTCATGCAGGACTTTCTAACTGGTCAAATGTTGATTTCCTAAATGGCTGAAATTTTTGGAACCAGTTGAAACTATGtttcagaagaaagaaagaaagaaagaaagaaagaaagaaagaaagaaagaaagaaagaaagaaagatgactGTTACCAACTATCTCAAATGTTTCAGACTTGTGATATAAATCCATTAAATACAATCTCTTGTTTTGTAGCTTTGCTCAAGTCACTTTCCTTCTTTGTCACTAaattttcccagctgtaaaatagggaaaGGGATACTTACCTATAATTCTGAAGTCTTATAATTTCATTTCTCCATCAGAGGATTGTCTACTCTGCATGGTTAATTTCACTGCATGCAACTGGGCTCCAGAAATAAAGACACATTTCCTTCCTGCTGGATATTTTAGGTTTGCAACTATACCTTACAGTGGTGTTGTGATTGGATGATTTAAATagataatgtttgtaaaatgcttttaaGCATCAAAGGTACAATTTGGGGGGATTAAGCCTGATTATTGACTGTGCAGTCATTGACACAAACACTGTTCATTCTTCTGATTTCCCATCTAAGTGTCTCCCCATATAAAATGGTGGTTAGAAAAGGCAGCTGTAGACCACAACAATACTATGCAGCTCTttatccccctctagtggctgaattACATTTATGAGTCTACCTCTCAACTCATGTGACCATTCTTCTGGCTCAGTCAAGAGACGATAATGTTTTCAGTTccgtaagaaaataaaaatggacacactgggtcagaccaaaggtggccaatgccaggtgccccagagggaatgaacaggtaatcatcatatGATCCATTCCCCATTGCCCAttcgcagcttctggcaaacagaggctagggacaccatccctgcccatcctggctaatagccataaatCCAGGGTTCAGTCTCTGCTGACGATATCACACACCTACAGAGCAGAAATAAAGGCTGGTAGTCTCAATATCAGATGGGTTTATGAGGATGAAAGATTTTGTATAGGATTTGAAATGAACCCTGTTTTTGTTCTTGGTAGCATGATgtatgtgtgatgggttggatcacagaacccccccttgggagctgccaactgatgtgccaagactatttctgcccctgctttcctgccctgtcagcttaggacttcagtgccctgcctggtttgagcaagattcgctagcctgctgcaaacccagacccaggtctgaatcacgtctCCTaacagctgcagacttaactgaaagcagctaacagaaatgttcttgtctttaacactcagatgcccaactcccaatggggtctaaaccaaaataaatccattttaccctgtataaagttcatacagggtaaactcataaattgttcgccctctataacactgatagagagatgtgcacagctgtttgcccacccaggtattaacacagactctgagttaattaataagtaaaaagtgattttattaaatacagaaagtagaatttaagtggtttgaaatagtagcagacagaacaaagtaaatcaccaagcaaaataaaataaaacacgcaaatctatgtctaatcatactgaatacagataatctcactctcagagatgcttcagtaagtttttttcctcagactggacaccttccaggcctgggcacaattctttcccct from Malaclemys terrapin pileata isolate rMalTer1 chromosome 12, rMalTer1.hap1, whole genome shotgun sequence includes the following:
- the LOC128846905 gene encoding olfactory receptor 13G1-like — protein: MKNQSIMTTFIMLGLSSKPELQVPLFILFLSIYIIAMLGNLVIIAAILSSSKLHRPMYFFLFHLAVVDIICTATIIPNMLVNLVAVSKSISYPGCMAQLYFFTWSLGAEMVLFTIMAYDRYVAICHPLRYSIMMNKTVCVGLSALVIVIAVVNSWVHTGLVLQLSFCGPNVINHFFCEIPSLLALSCTSVYLNEVMVFTADIFLAMGDFLLTCVSYCFIVRAILRIKTAEGKKKAFSTCSSHLIVVSLYYSTVIYTYIRPASSYSFDRDKIIATLYTLVTPTLNPIVYTLRNKDVKIAIKKMLPYPGK